Proteins encoded together in one Streptomyces umbrinus window:
- a CDS encoding response regulator gives MTTRVIIVDDQAMVRAGFAALLAAQSDIDVVGEAPNGAQGVELSRSTHPDVVLMDVRMPEMDGLEAARRLLAPPPGVTHRPRVLMLTTFDVDDYVYEALRAGASGFLLKDAPPADLIAAVRVVASGDALLAPSVTRRLIADFARQRPAGRGKPALRLKALTERETEVLTLVARGQSNSEIAETLVLAEQTVKTHVSRVLTKLDLRDRAQAVVFAYESGLVAPGE, from the coding sequence GTGACCACGCGCGTCATCATCGTCGACGACCAGGCCATGGTGCGGGCCGGCTTCGCCGCGCTGCTGGCCGCCCAGAGCGACATCGACGTGGTGGGCGAGGCCCCCAACGGTGCGCAGGGCGTCGAGCTGAGCCGGAGCACCCATCCCGACGTCGTACTGATGGACGTCCGTATGCCCGAGATGGACGGCCTGGAGGCCGCGCGCCGCCTCCTCGCACCCCCGCCGGGCGTGACGCACCGGCCACGCGTGCTGATGCTCACCACGTTCGACGTCGACGACTACGTCTACGAGGCGCTGCGGGCGGGCGCGAGCGGCTTCCTGCTGAAGGACGCGCCGCCGGCCGACCTCATCGCGGCGGTACGCGTCGTGGCCTCGGGCGACGCGCTGCTCGCCCCCTCCGTGACGCGCCGCCTCATCGCGGACTTCGCCCGGCAACGTCCCGCGGGCCGAGGCAAGCCCGCGCTGCGGCTCAAGGCACTGACGGAACGTGAAACCGAGGTCCTCACCCTGGTGGCCCGAGGCCAGTCCAACTCGGAGATCGCGGAGACGCTGGTGCTGGCCGAGCAGACGGTGAAGACGCACGTGAGCCGCGTCCTCACCAAGCTCGACCTGCGCGACCGCGCCCAGGCGGTGGTCTTCGCGTACGAATCGGGGCTGGTGGCCCCGGGGGAGTAG
- a CDS encoding sensor histidine kinase produces the protein MTSVEEEPPRALLAGASRRWVRLLPWAVAFVLSVALLPTTIQVLTADYGLNGGIASALAVAQAAPLLLAVVRPLQAWYVIFAADVAGALALLTVDFKEQLLWPFPPMEIVGYVGLCLALGLREPRRTLLLVWLATAAANVGLGFFAPNGASAMNVLLTILSGVVLVLGGALRERYDAQRRLAEQETISEAERDRRTLLEERARIARELHDVVAHHMSVITVQADTAAYRLERLPPDVQEEFTSIAATSRESLGEMRRLLGVLRNEEANGELAPQPGLTRIGQLVEATARAGVPVEFTPCDADVPEAVGLSAYRIVQEALANVVRHAPGAPTQVSLSESVSESESESGSEDSARLTVLVVNGPSPEPPAAPLEEGGTGHGLVGMRERVRLVGGTLDAGPLPGGGFRVAAQLPLTEKDFT, from the coding sequence ATGACCTCAGTGGAGGAGGAACCCCCGCGCGCGCTGCTCGCGGGGGCTTCGCGTCGGTGGGTACGGCTGCTGCCGTGGGCCGTGGCGTTCGTGCTGAGCGTCGCCCTGCTGCCCACCACCATCCAGGTGCTCACCGCCGACTACGGCCTGAACGGCGGCATCGCGAGCGCGCTGGCCGTCGCGCAGGCGGCACCACTGCTGCTCGCCGTCGTCCGCCCGCTGCAGGCCTGGTACGTGATCTTCGCCGCGGACGTGGCCGGAGCGCTCGCCCTGCTCACCGTCGACTTCAAAGAGCAGCTCCTGTGGCCGTTCCCGCCCATGGAGATCGTCGGATACGTCGGTCTCTGCCTCGCCCTCGGCCTCCGCGAGCCGCGCCGAACGCTGCTGCTGGTGTGGCTGGCCACGGCGGCCGCGAACGTCGGCCTGGGGTTCTTCGCGCCCAACGGCGCGAGCGCCATGAACGTACTGCTCACCATTCTCAGCGGCGTCGTACTCGTGCTCGGCGGTGCGCTCCGCGAGCGGTACGACGCGCAGCGCAGGCTGGCCGAGCAGGAGACGATCAGCGAGGCCGAGCGAGACCGGCGGACGCTGCTGGAGGAGCGCGCCCGTATCGCGCGTGAGCTGCACGACGTGGTGGCGCACCACATGTCCGTCATCACGGTGCAGGCGGACACCGCGGCGTACCGCCTGGAACGGCTCCCGCCGGACGTGCAGGAGGAGTTCACGTCCATCGCGGCGACCTCGCGCGAGTCGCTCGGCGAGATGCGACGGCTCCTCGGCGTGCTGCGGAACGAGGAGGCGAACGGCGAACTCGCGCCCCAGCCGGGCCTGACGCGGATCGGGCAGCTGGTGGAGGCGACGGCAAGGGCTGGCGTGCCGGTGGAGTTCACCCCTTGCGACGCCGACGTGCCCGAGGCGGTGGGCCTCTCCGCGTACCGCATCGTCCAGGAGGCCCTCGCGAACGTCGTGCGGCACGCGCCGGGCGCTCCGACACAGGTGTCGTTGTCGGAGTCCGTGTCCGAGTCCGAGTCCGAGTCAGGTTCGGAGGACAGTGCGCGGCTCACCGTTCTCGTGGTCAACGGGCCGTCGCCCGAGCCGCCCGCCGCGCCGCTCGAGGAGGGCGGCACCGGGCACGGCCTCGTCGGTATGCGCGAGCGGGTGCGGCTCGTCGGCGGCACCCTCGACGCGGGGCCGCTGCCGGGCGGCGGCTTCCGGGTGGCCGCCCAACTTCCCCTGACCGAAAAGGACTTCACGTGA
- a CDS encoding fatty acid desaturase family protein: protein MSLAGETALPHPEKTAARQSPPDTGSEFTPLLHDVKEQELLDRRTGWYARTIATNVLCLAATVTGMALIGDSWWVLALAPVLAVLCARTAFIGHDAGHAQISGNRVTNRRIGLVHGNLLLGMSYAWWNDKHNRHHANPNHIGKDPDVAADVLVFTSEQAASRTGLRGWLTRHQAWLFFPLTLLEGLALKLHGFQDLRRQSGRERLVEGALLVAHIAGYVTLLLTTMPLAHALVFTALHQALFGLHLGMAFAPNHKGMDMPDPDGEKWGHLRRQVLTSRNIRGSVLTDWFLGGLNYQIEHHLFPSMPRPHLRLAQSMVKAHCRDLGIPYAETGLIDSYRQALRHMHEVGEPLRSDRSHSRVRRSR from the coding sequence ATGTCCTTGGCCGGCGAAACCGCTCTGCCGCACCCCGAGAAGACCGCCGCGAGGCAGTCCCCACCGGACACGGGCAGCGAGTTCACGCCCCTGCTGCACGACGTCAAGGAACAGGAGCTACTCGACCGGCGCACCGGCTGGTACGCGCGCACCATAGCGACCAACGTGCTCTGTCTGGCCGCCACCGTCACCGGCATGGCACTCATCGGCGATTCGTGGTGGGTACTCGCTCTCGCTCCCGTCCTCGCCGTTCTGTGCGCCCGCACGGCGTTCATCGGCCACGACGCGGGCCATGCCCAGATCAGCGGCAACCGCGTCACGAACCGCCGCATCGGCCTCGTCCACGGCAACCTGCTGCTCGGTATGAGCTACGCGTGGTGGAACGACAAGCACAACCGCCATCACGCCAACCCCAATCACATCGGCAAGGACCCAGACGTCGCCGCCGACGTCCTCGTCTTCACCAGCGAGCAGGCCGCCAGCCGCACGGGTCTCCGCGGCTGGCTCACCCGCCACCAGGCATGGCTTTTCTTCCCCCTCACCCTCCTCGAAGGCCTCGCCCTGAAGCTCCACGGCTTCCAGGACCTGCGCCGCCAGAGCGGCCGCGAGCGCCTGGTGGAGGGCGCGCTCCTCGTCGCCCACATCGCCGGGTACGTCACCCTGCTCCTGACGACCATGCCGCTCGCGCACGCACTCGTCTTCACGGCGCTCCATCAAGCCCTGTTCGGGCTGCACCTGGGCATGGCCTTCGCGCCCAACCACAAGGGGATGGACATGCCCGACCCCGACGGCGAGAAGTGGGGACACCTGCGACGCCAGGTCCTCACGTCCCGCAACATCAGGGGCAGCGTCCTCACCGACTGGTTCCTCGGCGGCCTCAACTACCAGATCGAGCACCACCTGTTCCCGAGCATGCCCCGCCCCCACCTGAGGCTCGCCCAGTCCATGGTGAAGGCCCACTGCCGCGACCTCGGAATCCCCTACGCGGAGACCGGCCTCATCGACTCCTACCGCCAGGCCCTGCGGCACATGCACGAAGTGGGAGAACCGCTGCGCTCCGACAGGAGCCATTCACGGGTTCGGCGGTCTCGGTGA
- a CDS encoding acyltransferase family protein, whose protein sequence is MKTSTKLAKLTAKIDDRTPAHRDRAVDGLRALALLAVPTGHWLLGGFTLDTGGGLRNASPLATFGVLAPASWILQMLGIFFLVGGYSSYLSYRRRKGSAREWITGRLTRLGRPVLGVTAVWALLLPTLHYGLGVPTATLHTASTLVVQPLWFVGVYAVITALTPYCVRASQRLGFRAAAPLLGSVAVVDFLRYGPYSDAMPSWVSLLNLLPGWMFAYQLGVSWADKRLGRREAWLLFAGGAALFATLLLAFHYPASMVGVPGTSRTNSHPPSLLVLALAAAQSGAAILLRDRLARLLRRPALWAPVVMINLSAMTILCWHQTAMLAAAVPASYVGEIPGLTTAPDSAGWILARMAWLPLFAGLLVAIAKFAQPFETPWDRTSRTRRAVAGVLAAGFAYFVLAA, encoded by the coding sequence ATGAAGACCTCCACGAAGCTCGCGAAGCTCACCGCCAAGATCGACGACCGGACCCCCGCCCACCGCGACCGCGCTGTCGACGGTTTGCGCGCGCTGGCGCTCCTGGCCGTCCCGACCGGCCACTGGCTGCTCGGTGGCTTCACCCTCGACACCGGCGGCGGCCTGCGCAACGCCAGCCCGCTGGCCACGTTCGGCGTGCTGGCCCCGGCCAGCTGGATCCTCCAGATGCTGGGCATCTTCTTCCTGGTCGGCGGCTACTCCTCGTACCTCTCCTACCGGCGCCGCAAGGGGTCGGCCCGCGAGTGGATCACCGGCCGGCTCACCCGCCTGGGCCGCCCGGTCCTCGGCGTCACCGCCGTGTGGGCGCTGCTACTTCCCACCCTCCATTACGGCCTCGGCGTCCCGACCGCCACCCTGCACACCGCGTCGACACTGGTCGTCCAGCCCCTGTGGTTCGTCGGCGTCTACGCCGTGATCACAGCCCTCACGCCGTACTGCGTCCGCGCCTCGCAGCGCCTCGGCTTCCGGGCCGCGGCCCCGCTCCTCGGCTCGGTCGCGGTCGTCGACTTCCTCCGCTACGGGCCGTACTCGGACGCGATGCCGTCCTGGGTGAGTCTGCTCAACCTGCTCCCGGGCTGGATGTTCGCCTACCAACTGGGCGTGTCCTGGGCGGACAAGCGGCTGGGCCGCCGCGAGGCGTGGCTGCTGTTCGCGGGCGGCGCGGCCCTGTTCGCCACCCTGCTGCTCGCCTTCCACTACCCGGCGTCGATGGTGGGCGTGCCCGGCACGTCCCGTACCAACTCCCATCCGCCGTCACTGCTGGTCCTGGCGCTCGCGGCCGCCCAGTCCGGCGCGGCGATCCTGCTGCGCGACCGGCTGGCCCGGCTGCTCCGGCGGCCCGCCCTGTGGGCCCCGGTGGTGATGATCAACCTGTCGGCGATGACGATCCTGTGCTGGCACCAGACGGCGATGCTCGCCGCCGCGGTCCCCGCCTCGTACGTCGGCGAGATCCCCGGCCTGACCACCGCGCCGGACTCGGCCGGATGGATCCTGGCGCGGATGGCCTGGCTGCCGCTCTTCGCGGGGCTGCTCGTGGCGATCGCGAAGTTCGCCCAGCCCTTTGAGACCCCATGGGACCGCACGAGCAGGACCCGCCGCGCGGTGGCGGGCGTGCTGGCGGCGGGCTTCGCCTACTTCGTGCTGGCGGCGTGA
- a CDS encoding alpha/beta hydrolase, translating into MRRFKQALTTAVLTALLVGSTAGWASESTESALSGPLPGTAAWLADDSLGKELPDPTTATPAEVAVFFADLTDTQQRRFVEDHPTVVGNLDGVPVSLRYEANAPAGDQVLAYDPRGRGLIVRVAGNLENATHVSVIVPGSDIGISTFDRTAQWAADLQEEAGDDTAVIAWAGYTTPSGIGPDLATGRLAETGAERLTRFTEGLDAAGLPAPSLFCHSYGSVACGLAAHDTDANDIVVMGSPGMRADDVTALGTDAHIWAAKSPDDWIDRVPNVEVLGLGHGADPTSPDFGATVLPADDVPAHDEYFTPGTSTLTAFAAIAGGDL; encoded by the coding sequence ATGCGCCGCTTCAAGCAGGCCCTGACCACGGCCGTACTGACCGCACTGCTGGTCGGCAGCACGGCAGGCTGGGCCTCGGAGAGCACCGAGAGCGCGCTGAGTGGTCCGCTCCCCGGCACCGCCGCCTGGCTGGCGGACGACTCTCTGGGCAAGGAACTACCGGACCCCACCACGGCCACCCCGGCCGAAGTGGCGGTCTTCTTCGCCGACCTGACCGACACTCAGCAGCGGCGATTCGTCGAGGACCACCCCACCGTGGTGGGCAACCTCGACGGCGTCCCCGTAAGCCTCCGTTACGAGGCCAACGCCCCCGCAGGCGACCAGGTCCTGGCATACGACCCGCGCGGCCGCGGCCTGATCGTGCGGGTCGCGGGCAACCTGGAGAACGCCACCCACGTCTCGGTGATCGTCCCCGGCTCGGACATCGGCATCTCGACGTTCGACCGTACGGCACAGTGGGCCGCCGATCTCCAGGAGGAGGCGGGTGACGACACGGCCGTCATCGCCTGGGCCGGCTACACCACCCCCTCGGGCATCGGCCCCGACCTGGCGACGGGCCGGCTCGCCGAGACCGGTGCCGAGCGCCTCACCCGTTTCACCGAGGGTCTGGACGCGGCCGGCCTCCCCGCCCCCTCCCTCTTCTGCCACAGCTACGGCTCGGTGGCCTGCGGCCTCGCCGCACACGACACCGACGCGAACGACATCGTCGTCATGGGCTCGCCCGGCATGCGCGCCGACGACGTCACCGCGCTGGGCACCGATGCCCACATCTGGGCGGCGAAGTCCCCGGACGACTGGATCGACCGCGTCCCCAACGTCGAGGTCCTGGGGCTGGGTCACGGCGCGGACCCCACCTCGCCCGACTTCGGTGCGACCGTCCTGCCCGCCGACGACGTCCCGGCACACGACGAGTACTTCACTCCCGGTACCTCCACCCTGACCGCGTTCGCGGCGATCGCCGGCGGAGACCTGTGA
- a CDS encoding helix-turn-helix domain-containing protein translates to MSTGARADVSHGAFHLDSTVPGAASRGLDAFRRGWETQLGGGFRLPAFSPATIGDFRVKGRAARLSDVTIADLHGASATRTAGTPRGDEDLVRMYVVRQGAWALDGPRERDEHTVSAGQFLLRHFGHPSAFETAPHTTAKIAFLPTAMLGPLLGNRTITGPVESPEVRLLVAHANMVHETIADLSPAGVHAAHSTLIELAKAVAQSRLDDTEPLLAPSLAQAAKDLADSHLAHPELSPTMLARELRVSVRTLQRAFAAVGESVTTYIRHRRLEQARLALTAGPGRPSVSELAAHWQFADSSHFIRAFKKRYGQTPTEYARSTRPA, encoded by the coding sequence ATGAGTACTGGAGCTAGGGCCGATGTGTCGCACGGGGCGTTCCATCTGGACTCCACGGTCCCGGGCGCCGCATCGCGAGGGCTCGACGCCTTCCGGCGCGGCTGGGAGACGCAACTCGGCGGTGGCTTCAGGCTGCCGGCCTTCAGCCCCGCCACGATCGGTGACTTCCGGGTCAAGGGTCGCGCCGCCAGGCTGAGCGACGTGACGATCGCCGATCTCCACGGTGCCTCGGCCACCCGGACCGCGGGCACTCCACGCGGAGATGAGGATCTGGTGCGGATGTACGTGGTGCGGCAGGGCGCTTGGGCGTTGGACGGCCCGCGCGAGCGTGACGAGCACACCGTGTCCGCCGGGCAGTTCCTCCTGCGGCACTTCGGACATCCGTCGGCCTTCGAGACAGCACCGCACACCACGGCGAAGATCGCCTTCCTGCCCACTGCGATGCTCGGACCGTTGCTCGGGAACCGCACAATCACCGGACCGGTCGAATCGCCCGAGGTGCGGCTGCTGGTGGCGCACGCGAACATGGTCCACGAGACCATCGCCGACCTGAGTCCGGCCGGTGTGCACGCCGCCCACAGCACCCTGATCGAACTGGCCAAGGCGGTGGCGCAGAGCCGGTTGGACGACACTGAACCCTTACTGGCTCCTTCGCTGGCGCAGGCCGCGAAGGACCTTGCGGACAGTCATCTCGCCCATCCAGAGCTGTCTCCGACCATGCTGGCGCGTGAACTACGTGTCTCTGTACGGACCTTGCAGCGGGCGTTCGCCGCGGTGGGGGAGTCGGTGACCACCTACATACGCCACCGGCGCCTGGAGCAAGCCCGCCTCGCTCTCACCGCCGGACCCGGCCGACCGAGCGTCTCGGAACTCGCCGCCCACTGGCAGTTCGCCGACAGCAGCCACTTCATCCGGGCCTTCAAGAAGCGCTACGGCCAGACCCCCACCGAGTACGCCCGCTCGACCAGGCCGGCCTAG
- a CDS encoding cytochrome P450, translating to MRLTHPTGDEAIDLEKVDLVDPVVHAEGDPHAIWLAMRTHDPVHWQQLRPDLGFWSATAYDDVAKVLRDHTAFTSEHGTLLNLLGRKDPAGGKQLPATDPPRHTRMRAPIQRALNGRAVEGHRGVIRDEVRRLFAEIVDGEPFDFGALTDQLPMAVIGTLMGLDRDDWSHLTFLATQAVAPDDPEFVRPEGAQATLHRAHRELFACLQDAVAKRQGGGTGDLIDVLSTMEFEDGGGPLTAGEIVSNCYSLLLGADATTPHVPNAALAELTATDTYAAWAEHPELLDSGIEEALRWSSPTSHFIRYATHDVQLGKVTVRAGEAVAAWIGSANRDASVFPDPYTFDIRRNARRHLAFGVGPHFCLGHALVRITLEEFFQELFAQFEHFEPASEPVHLHSNFIAGIKHLPLIATRRKG from the coding sequence ATGCGACTGACACACCCGACCGGAGACGAAGCGATCGACCTGGAGAAGGTGGATCTGGTCGATCCCGTCGTGCACGCGGAGGGCGACCCGCATGCGATCTGGCTCGCCATGCGCACCCACGACCCCGTGCACTGGCAGCAGTTACGTCCGGACCTGGGATTCTGGTCGGCCACGGCCTACGACGATGTGGCGAAGGTGTTGCGGGACCACACCGCATTCACCTCCGAACACGGCACGCTGCTGAACCTGTTGGGGAGGAAGGATCCGGCCGGCGGGAAGCAACTTCCCGCGACCGATCCGCCACGGCACACACGCATGCGCGCACCGATCCAGCGTGCGCTCAACGGCCGTGCGGTGGAGGGGCATCGCGGTGTGATCCGCGACGAGGTCCGTCGTCTCTTCGCCGAGATCGTCGACGGTGAGCCGTTCGACTTCGGCGCGCTGACCGACCAGTTGCCGATGGCGGTGATCGGGACACTCATGGGCCTCGATCGCGACGACTGGTCCCACCTGACGTTCCTCGCCACCCAGGCCGTCGCGCCGGACGATCCCGAGTTCGTCCGGCCTGAGGGCGCGCAGGCCACACTGCACCGGGCGCACCGGGAGTTGTTCGCCTGCTTGCAGGACGCCGTGGCGAAGCGCCAGGGCGGCGGCACCGGCGACCTGATCGACGTACTGTCCACGATGGAGTTCGAAGACGGCGGAGGACCGCTGACCGCGGGCGAAATCGTCTCGAACTGCTACAGCCTGCTGCTCGGCGCGGACGCCACGACACCGCACGTACCGAACGCGGCCCTGGCCGAGTTGACCGCCACCGACACGTACGCCGCCTGGGCCGAGCATCCGGAGCTGCTGGACAGCGGGATCGAGGAAGCGCTGCGCTGGTCCTCACCGACCAGCCACTTCATCCGCTACGCCACGCACGACGTCCAACTCGGCAAGGTCACGGTCCGCGCGGGGGAGGCGGTCGCCGCGTGGATCGGCTCGGCGAACCGGGACGCGAGCGTGTTCCCGGACCCGTACACCTTCGACATACGCCGCAACGCTCGGCGGCACCTGGCCTTCGGCGTCGGTCCGCACTTCTGCCTCGGCCACGCCCTGGTCAGGATCACGTTGGAGGAGTTCTTCCAGGAACTCTTCGCCCAGTTCGAGCACTTCGAGCCGGCGAGTGAACCGGTACACCTGCACTCGAATTTCATCGCGGGGATCAAGCACCTGCCGTTGATCGCGACTCGCCGCAAGGGGTAG
- a CDS encoding non-ribosomal peptide synthetase, with amino-acid sequence MPMKDVTITELFADRVRSAPTATALRFRGEEMTYRQLDLRAEHLAHRLRDVGVGPEDIVGVCVERSFQMIVALLGVLKAGAAYLPLHPDEPALRLRFMLDHADARVLLTHRPLLGQLPHLGVTVLDVDGPEVPGAAPLPPSGSADGLAYVRYTSGSTGHPKAVAVPHRGVVRLVHHAEWIEFGSDQTFLQLCALTFDPSEFEIWGALLNGGCLVIHPPGPLSLPELAECLRRERITTLWLTAGLFHRMVDRHVDSLGGLRQLVAGGDVLSPAHVNRVRRAHPKVRMVNGYGPTENTCFTTSHTVTRQVSGTVPIGTPIAGTRVYILDEGLRPVPEGEWGELYTGGAGLARGYLHRPELTERRFLPDPFVPGERMYRVGDVVRRGWSGVMEFRGRVDDQVKIAGHRIEPGEIVAALTDQPGVSEAVVIAREDVTPGEKVLVAYVVAELPELPDENLADLATELRRALRHRLPRYMVPAAITMVPEFPLNRAGKTDRTALPAPKLVPRAVDTAYESPRTPVETKLAAVFADALAVEQVGIHDDLFAIGGNSLIAADVLARLRGELAVDVPAARLFFENPTVAGLAETVAAHPRSSAESSDEDHEGDRACD; translated from the coding sequence ATGCCGATGAAGGACGTCACGATCACCGAGCTGTTCGCCGATCGCGTGCGGTCCGCACCCACGGCGACGGCGCTGCGCTTCCGCGGTGAGGAGATGACCTATCGGCAGTTGGATCTGCGGGCCGAACACCTGGCACACCGGCTGCGAGACGTCGGCGTCGGGCCGGAGGACATCGTCGGTGTATGCGTCGAGCGCTCCTTCCAGATGATCGTCGCTCTGCTCGGTGTGCTGAAGGCAGGAGCCGCGTACCTCCCGCTGCATCCGGACGAGCCCGCCCTGCGGCTGCGGTTCATGCTCGACCACGCGGACGCCCGTGTCCTGCTCACCCACCGGCCCCTTCTCGGGCAACTGCCCCATCTCGGCGTGACCGTGCTCGATGTGGACGGCCCCGAGGTCCCTGGTGCCGCGCCACTTCCGCCCAGCGGGTCGGCCGACGGGCTGGCCTACGTGCGCTACACCTCGGGTTCGACCGGTCATCCGAAGGCAGTGGCCGTGCCGCACCGCGGCGTGGTCCGGCTCGTGCACCACGCCGAGTGGATCGAGTTCGGCTCCGACCAGACCTTTCTCCAGCTGTGCGCGCTGACGTTCGACCCGTCCGAGTTCGAGATCTGGGGAGCCCTGCTGAACGGTGGCTGCCTGGTCATCCATCCACCCGGCCCGTTGTCGCTGCCCGAACTGGCGGAGTGCCTCCGGCGGGAGAGGATCACGACGCTCTGGCTAACCGCCGGACTGTTCCACCGCATGGTGGACCGCCACGTGGACAGCCTCGGCGGTCTTCGCCAACTCGTCGCAGGCGGCGACGTGCTCTCACCGGCCCACGTCAACCGCGTACGGCGTGCCCACCCGAAGGTCCGGATGGTCAATGGTTACGGCCCGACGGAGAACACCTGCTTCACGACATCCCATACGGTCACCCGCCAGGTCAGCGGGACAGTTCCGATCGGTACGCCGATCGCCGGTACACGCGTGTACATCCTGGACGAGGGCCTGCGGCCGGTTCCCGAAGGGGAGTGGGGTGAGCTGTACACCGGCGGAGCCGGGCTCGCGCGCGGTTACCTGCACCGTCCGGAGTTGACCGAGCGGCGCTTCCTGCCCGATCCGTTCGTGCCGGGCGAACGGATGTACCGGGTCGGGGATGTGGTCCGTCGCGGCTGGAGCGGCGTGATGGAGTTCCGCGGCCGCGTCGACGACCAGGTGAAGATCGCCGGGCACCGGATCGAGCCCGGCGAGATCGTGGCCGCGCTGACCGACCAGCCCGGTGTGTCGGAGGCCGTCGTGATCGCCCGGGAAGACGTCACACCGGGCGAGAAGGTCCTCGTCGCCTATGTCGTCGCGGAACTCCCGGAACTCCCGGACGAGAACCTGGCCGACTTGGCCACCGAACTGCGCCGAGCGCTCCGCCACCGGTTGCCGCGGTACATGGTCCCCGCCGCGATCACGATGGTCCCCGAGTTCCCGTTGAACCGGGCGGGCAAGACCGACCGTACGGCGCTACCGGCGCCGAAGCTCGTGCCACGCGCCGTCGACACCGCCTACGAGTCACCGAGGACGCCGGTCGAGACGAAGCTGGCCGCTGTCTTCGCCGATGCTCTGGCGGTCGAACAGGTCGGCATCCACGACGACCTCTTCGCCATCGGCGGCAACTCGCTCATCGCCGCCGACGTCCTCGCCCGACTCCGCGGCGAACTGGCGGTCGACGTACCGGCGGCCCGCCTGTTCTTCGAGAACCCCACGGTGGCCGGACTGGCCGAGACGGTCGCCGCGCACCCCCGATCGTCCGCCGAATCATCCGACGAGGACCACGAGGGAGACCGGGCATGCGACTGA
- a CDS encoding LysR family transcriptional regulator, producing MQPPTHADQRILGRPNMPPRMQLDLNLMAVLDALLEEGSATGAAVRLRLSAPATSRSLGRIRRIRRLTGHQILVRTGRIMTPTPYALKIRDEVHYLVEQSRAILEPKRALNLGTLQRAFTVRGNDALTTAIAPHLLAAIQQAGRGLSVRLLAETDIDTNDLRHGTVDLEISSTMPVLPEINHETLGDDRLVVAFRPDHPCAGTRSTLP from the coding sequence GTGCAGCCGCCAACTCATGCCGACCAGCGCATACTTGGTCGCCCTAACATGCCCCCCCGCATGCAACTGGACCTGAATCTCATGGCGGTGCTGGATGCCCTCCTGGAGGAGGGCAGTGCCACAGGGGCTGCAGTACGGCTACGACTGTCCGCTCCGGCCACGAGCCGCAGCCTCGGCCGGATCCGCCGGATCCGCCGACTCACCGGGCACCAGATCCTGGTCCGCACAGGCCGGATCATGACACCGACGCCTTACGCCCTGAAAATTCGTGACGAGGTGCACTACCTCGTCGAACAGTCGCGCGCGATCCTCGAACCGAAGCGCGCGCTGAATCTCGGCACCCTGCAGAGAGCTTTCACCGTCCGGGGAAACGACGCCCTCACAACGGCGATCGCTCCCCATCTCCTCGCAGCGATCCAACAAGCTGGACGTGGCCTGTCCGTGCGGCTGCTGGCGGAGACCGACATCGACACCAACGATTTGCGGCACGGCACGGTCGATCTGGAGATCAGCTCGACCATGCCGGTCCTGCCGGAGATCAACCATGAAACGCTCGGTGACGACCGGCTCGTGGTCGCGTTCCGCCCCGACCATCCCTGCGCAGGGACCCGATCGACGTTGCCCTGA